In a single window of the Leptospira sanjuanensis genome:
- the trmD gene encoding tRNA (guanosine(37)-N1)-methyltransferase TrmD produces MKFNFITLFPEKIQSYFSEGLQQKAIESGVFSVNLVQLRNFSGNKHNRVDDTIYGGGPGMLLRVEPIHKALLSLGEDKGTVILTSPSGVPFHQGIATKLKEAGKPLTFISGYYEGVDHRVAEHLVDMEMSLGNYVLSAGDLASICIADAVSRLLPGFLGADESLLDESHNRPDVLEYPQYTKPSEYNGWKVPDVLLSGNHAHIEAWREQNRKKIDPDQERKL; encoded by the coding sequence ATGAAGTTTAACTTCATCACTCTTTTTCCCGAAAAGATACAATCCTATTTTTCGGAAGGTCTTCAACAAAAGGCGATCGAGTCGGGAGTATTCTCCGTGAATCTCGTACAGCTGCGAAACTTCTCCGGAAACAAACACAACCGCGTGGACGATACGATTTACGGCGGCGGTCCGGGAATGCTCCTGCGCGTGGAACCGATCCACAAAGCGCTTTTGTCCTTGGGAGAAGATAAGGGAACCGTTATTCTCACTTCTCCTTCCGGAGTTCCGTTTCACCAAGGCATTGCGACCAAGTTGAAAGAAGCTGGCAAACCCTTGACTTTCATTTCCGGTTATTACGAAGGCGTGGATCACCGTGTTGCAGAACATCTAGTTGACATGGAAATGTCCCTTGGAAATTATGTATTATCTGCCGGGGATTTGGCCAGCATTTGTATCGCGGATGCGGTGTCCAGACTTCTGCCGGGTTTTTTAGGGGCTGACGAAAGCCTTCTGGACGAGTCTCACAACCGTCCTGATGTTTTGGAATATCCCCAATACACAAAACCCTCGGAATACAATGGATGGAAAGTTCCTGACGTCCTGCTCAGCGGCAACCACGCACATATAGAAGCGTGGAGGGAACAAAATAGAAAGAAGATCGACCCCGATCAAGAGAGGAAATTATGA
- the rplS gene encoding 50S ribosomal protein L19 has translation MNQLLREVLTPDAERKQNFAVGDTVKVHYKIVESGKERIQVYEGVVISIANEANGKSFTVRRVSYDIGVERIFPLFSPRIAKIELIRKGKVRRAKLYYLRNLAGKAARIKELKGGKTLVSEDRKRQQQEDSAAAAKAAAPAE, from the coding sequence ATGAATCAACTTTTAAGAGAAGTATTAACTCCGGACGCTGAAAGAAAACAAAACTTCGCAGTAGGCGATACCGTTAAAGTACATTATAAAATCGTTGAGTCCGGAAAAGAAAGAATCCAGGTTTACGAAGGGGTAGTAATCTCCATCGCAAACGAAGCAAACGGAAAGTCTTTCACCGTTCGCAGAGTTTCCTACGATATCGGAGTGGAAAGAATTTTCCCTCTGTTTTCCCCAAGAATCGCAAAGATCGAACTGATCCGCAAAGGTAAAGTAAGAAGAGCGAAACTCTACTACCTCAGAAACCTCGCTGGTAAAGCGGCTCGTATCAAAGAACTCAAGGGCGGTAAAACTCTCGTGAGTGAAGATAGAAAAAGACAACAGCAGGAAGATTCCGCTGCGGCTGCAAAAGCGGCGGCTCCCGCAGAATAA